Proteins encoded together in one Mobula birostris isolate sMobBir1 chromosome 21, sMobBir1.hap1, whole genome shotgun sequence window:
- the LOC140185852 gene encoding nanos homolog 1-like encodes MESFGSLDNRLDNHTSPVDYLHQRFANSCENTFNSWNDYLGLTTLVSKAVNQAGKSGLDPGSELGLQTRSPYLARSLELSHLPLCSHHGDLLDSDLEERFAEFSPFSTSSSSLFASSGAGEEQRHQQRLDREQLGWNRVDVIMMDEKHLPHHYQQPTTHHQRGARAKPDLQICVFCRNNNESVTLYTTHVLKSPDGRVLCPILRRYTCPLCGANGDNAHTIKYCPLSKLQPSIPKLKSRNCVSKRVR; translated from the coding sequence ATGGAAAGTTTTGGATCACTGGACAACCGGTTGGATAATCATACCAGCCCGGTGGATTATTTGCACCAGAGGTTCGCCAATAGTTGCGAGAACACTTTCAACTCGTGGAATGATTATTTGGGTCTGACCACACTGGTGAGCAAAGCTGTCAACCAGGCGGGCAAGAGTGGGCTAGATCCGGGCAGCGAGCTTGGTTTGCAGACCCGGTCTCCCTATCTCGCTCGCTCCCTAGAGCTGAGTCACCTGCCCCTGTGCTCTCATCACGGCGACCTGCTAGACTCCGACTTGGAGGAGAGGTTCGCTGAGTTCAGCCCCTTCTCCACGAGTTCGAGCTCCCTATTTGCTTCCTCCGGGGCGGGCGAAGAGCAGCGGCACCAGCAGCGACTGGACCGAGAACAGTTGGGGTGGAACCGAGTGGACGTGATCATGATGGACGAAAAGCATCTCCCTCACCACTACCAACAGCCAACTACTCACCACCAGCGAGGCGCCAGAGCTAAGCCAGACCTGCAAATCTGCGTGTTCTGCAGGAACAACAACGAGTCTGTTACCCTCTACACCACCCATGTCCTGAAAAGTCCCGATGGAAGAGTGCTGTGCCCCATCCTGCGGAGGTACACCTGCCCCCTGTGTGGTGCTAACGGGGACAACGCACACACCATCAAATATTGCCCCCTCTCCAAGCTACAACCCTCTATCCCGAAATTGAAGAGCAGAAACTGCGTTAGCAAGAGGGTCCGTTAA